Within Sphaerodactylus townsendi isolate TG3544 linkage group LG05, MPM_Stown_v2.3, whole genome shotgun sequence, the genomic segment ATAATGGGAACTTGTAAAATGTTATTAGTATAAGCAGTTAAATCATATAATTTGTGTAAGAAATTGGGGCACCTTTTGTTGGCCACGGGCTTATCCCATTGATTAGTGACCTGAgtttcaaaatattctgggaaggggaaaaccctTTTGGAGTcagggtgaggtgggaaaaattcACCGTCACCCTTATGCAGAGAAGTGGATTTATGTTTAGAAGACCCTTCACTGCTTTTGGCTTCTCCAAGGTGCAAGGCAGCAACAGATTTTGACAGTAAGTAATGGTAATCTTCAATTTTAAATAGACAAAAAGATTGTTCAGTAACCTTCATCTCCTCTAAATCCTCTTGATCAGAAagtatctccccctcctccttaccCTGGGGCTCAGAACCTGAGGAGTCCACAGTGGGCTCTGGAATTAATTTAGGTTTTTTGAGGGCAGCTTTGGTTTGCCAGACAGAACCAGTTCTTTTATTCTCTCTGATAGAATTATCGGAAGTGGAAATGGAACTGAGAGAAGGACTGGGGGGACAGAAATCCATCTGTGATTTATAGAGGGTTAGCATCTCCTCTCTCATCACTGCCTTTTCCTGTTGAAAGGCTCCTttaatgaaggcaaaaatttCCGTTTTTAAATCCCCTAAGCAAATCTTACCACTCTCCTCCTGTAGAGCGGAAATCTCCTCTTGCTCTGTATTAGACATGGTGCAGTCCTGACCCGGGACACCAGGGTGCGTTGGACTGTTGCGGAGTGCAGCATTGCAGCTGTCCGCCATTTTGCGTGCCTTTTGGTTTTGGCGCAAAGACACCTTGTTGATATAACGATGCGGAGTTCACGTTGCCCCAGCCGGGGACGCTGAGAACTCACTCCTCTGGGGACTGTCAGCTCTGCTGGAGCCCTCCTGGGACCTTTGGCTGCTTTCGCTGTCCTCTTCAGAGGACAGAAGGTTTCCCCCCTGAGACATagcagagaggagaggaggggttgAAGGATCGATCACTCACCGCTTCACGCTGTAAGGCAATCAGCCGATCAGCGCAGTGGCGACAGGAACGCTCAGCCGCTTGAGAAGGAGGCTGGTCTGACTCCTGTTGAAGAAATTCCAAGCAGAATAAACGTTATCTCGTCTCAAAAAGTTAAAGGGTGGTGGCTCTGAGAGCCACCATGCCTGCTCTTCCTAAGGTAGGgaacaaactggagcccaggagaAGGGGTGGATCCGCAGCACGGAGAGGAGCCTGGGAAATTTTttctttaacccctgccttcctgaatggtagctgacaaatACCCAGATGTCATTTTGCTCAATGGAGAACCACAAAGGCCTTTCCAGACAATAATTTTGTTGCAGCAAACTTGTTAGGGATCAGGTGGTGGAGAGAATGGAGAATCTGGATTTCTTTTCCTTGCTAACATGCCTATTGCAGAGAAGTCACATTTTTCCAGAGACCAGTCCTAGGCAGGTCTATTCAGCATCCTACTCAGCTCCATTCAGTGCAGCCTGGTCCAAGGAAAGTGAGGTTAGCACTGCACATTTAAGTATATTATTTAGATTTTAAGAAATGTATTTTCCAGCATGCATCTATAGtgcactagcgggcccggccacgcattgctgtggctgagtctggtgaagtggaaaagaaagaaaaggggaagcgaacggttcgaacatgtgtcattgcacaatgcttgcaagggaggggaggggcaaggggcccctcgctcctctccttctctcccattcccttgcatggcaacccagccggtccctccctaacattcccctttctctgctagggtgggcgggccgtgtgcaggtggctggtcctgtacctttcactcccttcccttgcaggtgaattatctagcgtaaaacacacttggaggcatgagctacgttgtgttcaaatttcacagCGTTTGGTCCAgtaaacccccggaccctccctcaccttccccttcctccgctaggatgggtgggccatgtccagatggcggaccccacctttttcactccagatggcagcgtttttcaaagaaggcatggttgtttcccttgtatcagagggtgttgctttgatggccagcagatggcgctgttgcagaacagaactgtggttccaactgtcacaggtgtggcatgtacacaataacgggcacagttgtgacatgtacacagcagaaggtttggaaacagtatggaaacctggcctcacgcaaatgcgacattgtgtgaaaatttcgaagcagtagtttgggagattacctgtcagcagaaaaatgcactgatagatttttatatatataggtgACTGAGGCTGTATAGGTATAATCACCAACTGTCTGTGATGTCAGTGTAGAAAATTATACCAGGAAATTGTACCAGGAAAATTATTCCTGATCTCTCCTTCTTACCAGCTATGTGCCATTGGATGACTATTTTgaaaactgcattaaaaaaaatccttttcaggTTCTTCTCTAAATTTTGAGAATTGCCATGATACCTGCCCTCCATCCCATCTGGATAAAACTAGGGTGCAAATCAAAAAGTGTGGGCCCTTCATCTTTCATTGTTTGGATCCCCTACTGTAAGAAGCAGCTCCAGATGCTGTGCTGTGAACTGAAATTGCAGCTTTGGGAAAGAGGACATCCTTTAAGCCCTGGGAAGGAAAAAGACAGACACAATACGagcacttctctttttttatctCACTCTGGAGCTTCAGTTGGCACAGTGGGAGCATTTCCAATTAAGGAAGAGTCAGAGGGGAATACCTCTTTCCCCTTCAACAATGTCCATCGTTACCTCCTCCTATAGCTgcgttttggggttttttggcagcCCAATCACACATATGGAGACACCATAGACACACATCACATAGACACCGTCTGGGCTTTACAGAAGGGTGAAAATTTGCTCTGTCCCATTATGTGATCTCTGCAGTGGAGGCATAAGAATGAAGGTTGAAGCCAAGTTTATCTGGCTCTATGAACTGCTTGAATAGGAGAACAATAAAGCACTTCATGCCTCCTCCTGTTGCCATATCCATCCCTCTCAAGTATCTTAAATCATGTCTGCACACAGGAGTTAAAAAGTGTTACACATCTGTGTTTATTATTAAATACATCATTTTCTATTAAATAGacacaaaatgtttttatataaaattcaatgttttgaaaaatatatatatatatataaagcatacaaacatacacacagcTTGAACCAGAACTACAACTCTAAGGAACTTTCCAACTGGTTTCTCCTATATAAAGAGGCAGGTGGGTGAATACAGTAGAACCTCGAAAATCGCTGATAATCTGTCCGGAGATTATTGGTGATTTGATTTTAGATGGTGGAAATCGGCGCCTGGCAATCGTCGATTTCTGAAATGGACAATTGTCAAAGGCACCAATtttcgaggttccactgtataggaATTAAGGGGTGTATCCCAAGGTCTGCTTTGCCAGCAAGTACATACTCAGAATGGGGCATAACAGCTGCTATACTGGCTCAGCATCAAAAACCTGGCCACCAGTCCAAGATGATCATTTCCCATCATTCAATAGAAATCATGATAACATCTATTCTACTCAGTGGAGCAAGCAATTTAAAATAGGTTTAGGATCTTGTCTGACCTCGACACAGGTATGCCACAATCAGTCTTTCCAGTCTGATCAACCTGAGTTGCTCTCTTCTCAGGAGACCATCTGACTAAGTGGACCTGGAATCAAGTTCCTTCTATACAATTGCACATCCTGCTGCTCTTTGGGCACAGCTCATCTTTCAAGGACCAGAGTTCCACATAGGTGGCTCAGCATTCTGTGAAACTGGCTGACCAAGCCAGGTGGTGCACATATCATGTTTCTCCCTAGCATCTGACAGTCAGGGTTTACTGTTGTTAAACATGGAGGTCCTTCTTTTGGCTATTGTGGCTAGATGCTCTGATTGGGCTGCAGAACACCATCATCCCACCTAGCCTCTTCACACCAATctcctaaaccaggggtcagaaacctgcggctctccagatgttcatggattacaattcccatcagcccctgccagcaggagagccacaggttgcagacccctgtcctaaacccTTCTGGTCTCCAGCAACTGCAGACAACCCAGGCCAGCATGAACCTCAACAGGCAGAACCTCTTGAATCTGCCTGCAAAAGGAACAGCTAAGGGGTTTTTGGAAACACTGCAGAATGAGCTTTGTATTATATGCAACAATGCAGGAAAAAGTTACTCTTCTATGCTAGGAAACAATTTCCTgttgaacaaatatgagaaatgTGAGAAGGATTGCTGAAGCCACTAATGGCCTTAAATCTGAACCtccattttctttgcttttataagaaaAGATCTTGCCAGACTCTAACATGTAGACAAGCTCTCTACAAGTTGCAAGGCAAGCTGAAAGGGACAAGTCAGCCTGACACTTCTGCAGGGATTAGCTAAATAAACATCAAGATGTTTGATGCTAGAGAAAGGCACATGGCTGCACACCCTAGCAGTTCAGGATGTTGAACCCACACTAAAGCAGAATGCTTCACAGAATGTAAACACATTTGGCACACTGAGAAGATAGGTCATAACCTTTTGCAAATATGGATTTGCTTGCATCATTAATCCAAAACATACACAGCACTACTAGGTGTCAGTTCCTTACAGTGAGCTCAGTTACACCCACACCTTCCTCTGACAACAGTTTCTCTAGCACATTAAACCTGTAAGTGCAGAATGGCAGCATATTGATCCTGAGGCCGGCTCAGGATCTTTAGTCATTGGCTACAAACACTTTAAAGAGAAAAACAGCAAGGAAAAGGATGGACCAAGATGAAGCAGAGACTGGCCctgccttttgaaaaaaaaacctgtctggacaGCTACACAGCATGTACACAGCATGTATGCACACATGCTGTCACAACCTGGACCACAAATGCAAGCCTGGAATGTTCTCTAAACATGGCATGCAAAACATTTATGTATACAAAGTGCAACAGCTTTGCTTCATTTGAAGAATGGGTGGTGAACACTCTACAGATTAACTCTCCACTATAACATGGAAAGGAGGAGTGATTAGGCCCTTCTTGGAGAAAGCCTTCTGTGTACTGGCTCCACAATCTGTCAAGACTAAAATTTAGAAAACAGAACTGCATGTTACAAGGCCAGCATACAATCCCCAactttcataatgcttatgtgaCAGTAAGCACTTGCTGCAGAAAGCTGGGAGTACCTTTTGAGCTGGGTCAAAGCATTTAAACTATATAACTTCGAAgctggcagccattttaagtTTTAATAACAGACAGCTCCTCTcataaaagagaaaataaatgtcTCTACAAATGCATTCCTACGTTATAGAAGGCATCATCTAAAATGTAAACTTCTCTTTGGAAGCACTGTTTGTCatgtgcaattctatgcagatttAATTGATTTCATTAAAAAGTTAATGGTGTGAACCCTAGTTAAAAGAATTAAAAGTGGATACCACATTACAAATTGTAAGTAAAACACTGTAGGTTCTACGATGGGGACTGTCGGAGGCCACTAAGATAGCCAATGGCAGCGCTGCCTAATGCACTAGGCTATCCAGGAAGCAAAAAACAGCAAGTCAATTAAGtccagcagggggaaaaaaactagcCCAGATAATAAGTTATACATACACTGCATGAGCCAAGGGAAAAAAGAGCTAGGCATACTCTCTATAGCAGCTACAAGTTGAGTAAATTTGCCACAGAGGGTCTGATTAAAAAGCAGCAAGACAGTTTGAAAGCCTGTTCCTTCAGGGACCGGAAGCTCTCAAAGAGTTGGAcgaacagatttttttcccattcttgTCCAGGCACATAGTGGTTCACTCCAACAACTCCCTGGAGGCACTCTGGCAGGGACGTCACTCATTTCACACCAGAAAGCGATGGGCACAGCAGTTCCTAGAAACTCTTAACCCTCCGTCAGATTAGCAGTTTTAATGTACAAGTCACCTTCCAGACTGCTGGCAGTTTCTGGATTTCTTCTTGCTTAGTTTAGCTTGTTGACCAGTTAGTGGAACAAGGGCTCCACTGCAGCATGTGGCAACAGGGAAGCCAAGCCTGAGTGCCAAAGATAAAATGTCCTTTTTCTCTCCAGCTCCTCCCATTGCCAAGGAGAAAAACTCTTCACAGGAAGAGATGGTTACTATTTCCCAGAATTCATCCTGAAACTTCTTGCCAGAAGAAGGGGATTACGTCCAAGCCCCATATGGCTTTTCATCCCACAGATGGAAAAGTCCAGCTGAAAAGAAAGGAACAACCATCAGAACACAATATCCAGGGAGAAAGGTTGCTAATACACTTATCTGCCCTTTCCCATTGCAGGGAACAGATTTTCAAGCTAAGATGACCTCAGCTTCCATGCAGCCCTCTTTGTCTCAAAGCAATCAAGCCAAACACCAAGAACTCCAGCTGGCTAACAAAGTCACTTATCCAGAACCACTGGTGAGGCCTAGAAGTCACACTGCCAGATATTCCCTCCTGAAATGAGGGAGGATTGATCCCAAGTTTGAGCCATGGATGTTTTGCCATCTGCGATTTGTAGAACTCTTACGAACGGGCTCATCAAGTGTGCCAATTTAATGCACTGAGCCTAGCAAGGCAGCACAACTGCCAGAACTACAAGACAAAGGTAGATGTGGGAAACCTGCTATTAGGACAGCTGCTAagcactttcttcttcttctttttgcttttaCGTTGCAGCCGACTGATGACTGAACCCGGTATGGGGTTCAAGGCAAAAATAGTTCTGAGGccatttgccattgtttgcctccacatagcaaccctggacactGTTgaggggggtctcccatccaatatggaccagggctgatcctgcttagcttccaaaatctgataagactgagctagcctgggctgccCAGGCCAGAGCCCACTAAGCACATTACCTTCTGACAAAGTACTACTGAAGCTGTCCACAAATTAGACATAGCACTTCTGTGGACCAAAGTAAATTGGGCATGCAACTCCAGCCTCTAATGCAGGCAACTAAACTGAAGTGCTTACTTGCAATGTCATATACACATGAGAGCTTTTTATGTTGCAAACCATTTATTAGGATTTTACCTCTTGCCATTCCTGATGCACTCTTCCCCGCTTCCTGCTGTGTGGCTTGAGTCATACTTTGAATGTACACTGCTCTCTTGACAAGGAGGCAGCACTGAAGTGCTTCTAGCAGATCACCATTAAATCCTTGTATATGGCAGAGGTTATACAGGGCCAGTTTACATTGTACTGGAGCCACATTTAGCAAAACGTCTTTACAAAGCCAAAGGAGTAGAAGGAGGGGAATGTTTACTCTGAGTACTGGATTAGTGTTTTCCTTGCATAAAATGCATTTGGAACCTTACAAGGATAAAGTAGCCGGGGAAGGGATTTTCAGGAGTAATGGGCTAGAAGGAGGAAGAAAGCATTTCCTTACTCCTTTTAAAAGCACCTCCATGGAAAGGAGCTCTGCCAAAGACGAGAATGCTTTGTCAATACAGCTGCCATCATTAAAAAGTAATCCCTCCCCCATGTCACCTTGCCTAAGGCTGCCTAGTGAGTTTATGGCCAAGGCAAGATATTAACTGTACACCCTGCAAATGCTTATAATAAGCCTTCCTGGCTTGGCTGAGCTTCTATCAGACCTTCTACCATATGCAGGGGAGCGGGATGATATCAAGAGAATGGCTAGAACTAGTCAAGTATCCAAACTACATTTACTGAGGCTTTAGGAACAAAAGCCAAGCCACACATACATTCTGCAACCCCTGCCCACAAGCAGTTTCCCCATGGAACTCTGTGGACCATTTTGGGACAATCTGAGCGAAGGAAGGGGCTGTTTTGATACTTCCCTTGCCAGGCATTCACTTAATGTACCTCTCCGCCAAGCTCCTTTCCAATTAATTTCAATGGACCTATTGTGCAGCAAGGTGAGCTTCACCCAGAGCTCTGTGCTTTGGTCTAGGCAAGAGGTCCAACTTCTGCTCACACTGACTGGGTCATGCTCATGTAAGACTTCACATGAAGGCCAGTCATGCAAGGATGGGAGTTCTACAGTTTTTTCTTCAGACTAGGAATGCTCTGTAACTTGCAGAGATCCATATCTACTGCTGCCCCCAGGAGAAAACCACATTCCACTGCACCCATTTCCTTTGGTTATTATCATCTCCTCACATAGAAATGAGGTAGCAGGTTGCATGTACTCAATGGCACTCAGGGACAACTCTGGTTACTGGAATTCCCTATCTCCTAGCAGATCTCCTAGCAGTGACTCTGTGGGAGCAGACTAAGGCTCCATCTAACTCAGCagcctgtttccaacagtggtcaGTCAAGTAGCTTACAACCACAGAATAAAGTGAACAGCTTGCTCTGGCTCCAAGCATTTAGTTTCATTACCCTCCAGACTACATGAAGACTACAAGCTCATTCCCTCACCCAGATGTTTTTATCACAAGTTGAGGTCACCTCTCCCCCTTTGATCAAGATGGATCATCTTACCTCATAGTTCCTCCAGCATCTGCAACTCCAAATGCTCTTCTCCTTCCCTCAGTGGGCTGCAAAGGAGGGTGGAAAGTAGAATGAAATGCTGAGATCAAAAGGAAAACTAAACTATATCTCCAGAAAACACTGTCCTCCTCTGAAGAAGGATAGATTGGTGGGGAAGCAAGGCTAAGCAGTGGTCAGCCCCAGCAGCCTCTAAGCAATGCACCAATAAGTTTCTTTTAACAGGCCAGATATTCAAATGGGGAACTTGCACGGAGTCACAGCCTTAGAGAGGGCATCAAGGGCCACTTAAAGCCAAAGCAACGAGGAATCAGACAGAGAAGCCCTTGTTTTACATTCAAGTTGCATCACCTTGTAAAGCCTTACCTTCCTTCTTGTTCTTCCATGTCACTTCCCATTCTCTGCTGTTGCCTCTTTGCTAGTATCTACATGGAAAAGAAGAAAGGCTGAGCTCTGGAAAAGGAACCTTGACATAGCACCAATAAGGAGACTTCACTTCCTGTCATATCTGAGTGGATGAGAACGGGAGGGAATCTCAGACCACTGTGTTGCTGCCTCAGATAACCacaactgtgactggaccaactATGAATTGCTCTAGCAAACATTCGTATTCAAATCACTAACAGGGAGCACTGATAAAGACCTGTTTTTGCTCAAACAAACCTGCTTTTGGTGTGGAGAGAGGGCGAGAGGAAGACGCCAACTCTCCAAGTAAAGGTGCCACCATCCTTCTGAGCCTTGATCATGGAATTATAGAGTTGTAAAAGACCACAAGGTCCATCCaacccaacctcctgccatgcaggaacacatgatcaaagcattcccaaaagatggccatccatcttttaaaaaacctccaaagaaggagactcctccaccctctgaggcagcttATTCCACTGCCGATACACAAACACTGTTCTAGTCTGAAAGATAATCTCCTTTGGAATTCAAGCACACTTGCATGGTACTGCTTCTAGTCCTATCTTGCAATATTTACCTGTCACTAAAACACTACAGATTATCTGTAGAATTACAATCTTGGTAGTAGCAGATACAGGAAGAGCATTTTTAGACTTCTAAGGAGAAGTGTTCCAGACGTTTCTCCTAGCCAACACCAAGATCTGGCCTTTTGAGTACTGAATGCAAGGCAGCTCTCCTGGAAAAGATCAGAAGCCGCTCCTGCCTACCTTTCCCTTCTTACAATAGAAACCTTCTGGATTCGTGCCCAGAGAGGAAAAGGCAAGAATGCTGAATAGGAACAGTTAATGCTTATCCAAAGCCTGAGGTGGTGGGAGCAGTCAGCAAGATGAAGCACATGTCCACAGCATTACAGTAATGTGACAGAGGCTGTCATCTCACTACAGCTCTTACTCAGAAGAGGTATTAAAAACTAGCCGCCACCACTTCAGTTCATTCTCTGGCCTTCAGAGACAAAGAACCGTAAAAGATTGCACAGTGCCTCTCACTGCACTGATGGAAGCTTGTCATAAGGAGAGCATCCATCTGCCTATTGTCAAGTTGATCAAGGGCACTGACTCCTAGCCTTGTGCTTCTaatacctcaaaatgttttcacactTCAAGGATTCATGTCAGAAGCAGTTTTTCCATAAGGCATGACTCTTCCTTGAGGTTATAGAACATGCTGGTGTTTGCCATGCAGAGGCAATCCAAGATAAAGAGAAACTGAGGAATATGCACCAGGACAGAAGTTCCTTCATGGATCTAGCTAACCGGACCTTTTCAGCATTCTGAGCAAGTAAGATGTGTTGGGGATGGAAGTGATTGACAAGCTGTGCCACGCACAATGAGAGCGGTGATAGAATGCTGAAGACAAAGGTACAGAAGTTCAAGGGCAGAATATTTTCTCAAGCCAGGACTACATCTTACCCTGGATTTATGCAAGTAGAACAGGAGGCCTCCCACTGCCAGCAGGATCCCCAGGACGCTGGGCACCAGTGCATACATCAGAGTCATCTTTGGGTTACCTCTGGGTTCTGGCTTCTTGCTGGCCTTCTCTGTGTTCGGAGGAATGAAGTTCAGGTCAAAGTTGGGCCCCGACAGGCTATCCTCAGGCTCCCTGTCCTTGGCCAAGCCCTCTTCACCTCGTCCTGCTCGTCTCTCTCGGAGCTGTGTGCTCAGCTGTATTCCTGGGACTTGGCCTCTGCTGCTCTGCTCCCCCCAGGAATAGCTGACTGGGGATTTCTGCCTTGTAGATGCTTTTAAGGACTGCTGAGTTGTGGAGAAAAGTTCCTCAGAGCCAAGACTGGGGAACAGTGCTGGGTCACTGGGTGGAAGAACTGCCCAACTTCCACTGGAGGGCACCCCTGAGCTGTCCAATGGCTCCAAAGTGACAAAGGATTCCAGATTTAGACCCAATGAGCTGCTGCTACCAGTCCTGCCCAAATCAGGTGCAAGTCCAGGAATGGCCTTGGGTATGTCTCTTGTAGAAAGCCACTGTTTACTGGGAGAGGGTTTGGCTAAGCCCGAAAGAGACAGATGGTGAGAGGGCAACTGATTGGGCCATAGTTGGCTGCTGCCAGCTCCCGAACCAGGGAGAGCAGATTCAGTTTGCTGCTGTCTGGAAGGCAAGGCGGGAATGTTGCTGGGCCTTGGGGACCAAGAGGGTGGGAGCAGGGTTGAATCTTGGAATGCTGCAGTTCCCTCAGGTCCCTGTGATTTAGCTGCCAATGCCAATTCTTCTGGTGCAGTGTGAGCAATAACTCCAGAGTCTATGCTTGGGCCTTTGTAGGTGCTCCTAGGCACCCGGGGACTGGTACTACCCTTTGATTGGCCTTGAGTCTGCATGGTGTCAGGCACCATAAATAACTGGAGAGTGCTGGCAGCTGTCTCCTTGCTGTCCAACTGGTCTGCAATAGAAGGAAGAGACTCGAAAGTCGGAAGGAAAGAAGTCACGAGTCCCTGAGTGATGGGGCTTGTGGCTGGACACTTGCAGTCTTGGTCAGTCACCACA encodes:
- the CSF1 gene encoding macrophage colony-stimulating factor 1 isoform X1, translating into MVSLITLVLFFLVACNSFATALSSHCKRLVTKDHLKNLSDLIDTQMKSSCQISFNYVEESDLDHQVCFLKAAYRPLGNLLRNEMKFKENTANSRIQEMLLESHDYLNEECFKIKADESQSSRRCIKKYSLSAKEMLELVHRYFSLAEKLISKGEDFNQDCSSIFQKCSDSQNEAVISSGVVTDQDCKCPATSPITQGLVTSFLPTFESLPSIADQLDSKETAASTLQLFMVPDTMQTQGQSKGSTSPRVPRSTYKGPSIDSGVIAHTAPEELALAAKSQGPEGTAAFQDSTLLPPSWSPRPSNIPALPSRQQQTESALPGSGAGSSQLWPNQLPSHHLSLSGLAKPSPSKQWLSTRDIPKAIPGLAPDLGRTGSSSSLGLNLESFVTLEPLDSSGVPSSGSWAVLPPSDPALFPSLGSEELFSTTQQSLKASTRQKSPVSYSWGEQSSRGQVPGIQLSTQLRERRAGRGEEGLAKDREPEDSLSGPNFDLNFIPPNTEKASKKPEPRGNPKMTLMYALVPSVLGILLAVGGLLFYLHKSRILAKRQQQRMGSDMEEQEGSPLREGEEHLELQMLEEL
- the CSF1 gene encoding macrophage colony-stimulating factor 1 isoform X2 is translated as MVSLITLVLFFLVACNSFATALSSHCKRLVTKDHLKNLSDLIDTQMKSSCQISFNYVEESDLDHQVCFLKAAYRPLGNLLRNEMKFKENTANSRIQEMLLESHDYLNEECFKIKADESQSSRRCIKKYSLSAKEMLELVHRYFSLAEKLISKGEDFNQDCSSIFQKCSDSQNEAVISSDQLDSKETAASTLQLFMVPDTMQTQGQSKGSTSPRVPRSTYKGPSIDSGVIAHTAPEELALAAKSQGPEGTAAFQDSTLLPPSWSPRPSNIPALPSRQQQTESALPGSGAGSSQLWPNQLPSHHLSLSGLAKPSPSKQWLSTRDIPKAIPGLAPDLGRTGSSSSLGLNLESFVTLEPLDSSGVPSSGSWAVLPPSDPALFPSLGSEELFSTTQQSLKASTRQKSPVSYSWGEQSSRGQVPGIQLSTQLRERRAGRGEEGLAKDREPEDSLSGPNFDLNFIPPNTEKASKKPEPRGNPKMTLMYALVPSVLGILLAVGGLLFYLHKSRILAKRQQQRMGSDMEEQEGSPLREGEEHLELQMLEEL